One Zymoseptoria tritici IPO323 chromosome 3, whole genome shotgun sequence genomic region harbors:
- the MgPP2C2 gene encoding MgPP2C2, protein phosphatase 2C protein 2 (protein phosphatase 2C protein 2), translating into MKHTGVPFSIARSLNTLINECRIAQRREFHDYFVTHLPSTSLAPDKLHPSHHKLPRADSQPHDGSASRSSQVTAARDTTVVRIPLKSAKHHFGAGVSRGSRPYNEDTYQAGCIEIPAFAKKQPVSISHRKLMDENVGSTRQTGDPQVFYFGVFDGHGGSECSEFLRERLHGYIEESALLFGMESTLQESGGGYDTSGGIMGEMDPEDLQKSLVSSWKETVGGYFKRFRPEYFPALARDDAAQAHDPNSIETVLTYAFLKADLDFTTAQATKHTKDVNEQAQQAQRSSIDDPVLSDRPLNDNDILSNPDRPASQNLRTRPASRGSSPDLNAPIGGNTRFKGGSTASIVLVSTPSPTPFWNPSSPSTIIAAHVGDTRILLCQTKDGAAIPLTSNHHPSLPTEATRLRRYATSFVTDSFGEERVLGLANTRAFGDVGSKRIGVSAEPQITTIQLPPAGYAFMVLVSDGVSGHLEDQEIVDIVKEARTPVEASQKLVSFAVETAGEADNATALVVRLGGWERRNEGGGGSLGTKEQRDFRMRDAFDPRSRRQ; encoded by the coding sequence ATGAAGCATACCGGTGTTCCATTCAGTATCGCTCGGTCCCTGAACACTCTCATCAACGAGTGCCGCATCGCCCAACGCCGAGAGTTCCACGATTACTTCGTTACCCACCTGCCATCCACGTCGTTGGCACCGGATAAGTTACATCCGTCGCACCACAAGCTACCACGAGCCGATTCGCAACCGCACGATGGATCCGCGAGTCGGAGTTCTCAAGTCACCGCCGCCCGCGACACCACGGTCGTTCGGATCCCCTTGAAAAGCGCAAAGCATCACTTCGGAGCTGGAGTCAGCAGAGGAAGTCGGCCATACAATGAGGACACATATCAGGCAGGATGTATAGAAATCCCGGCGTTTGCGAAAAAGCAGCCGGTCAGTATCAGTCACCGGAAGCTCATGGACGAGAATGTGGGATCGACGCGACAGACGGGAGATCCTCAGGTGTTCTACTTTGGTGTATTTGACGGCCATGGCGGGAGTGAGTGCTCTGAATTCCTGAGAGAACGACTGCATGGTTATATTGAGGAGTCAGCCTTGCTATTTGGCATGGAGAGCACATTACAGGAGAGCGGAGGCGGCTATGACACGTCCGGTGGCATCATGGGAGAAATGGACCCAGAGGACTTGCAGAAGAGTTTAGTGAGCTCGTGGAAAGAGACTGTGGGAGGCTACTTTAAACGCTTTCGGCCGGAGTACTTTCCTGCATTGGCAAGAGACGACGCAGCGCAAGCGCATGACCCCAATTCTATCGAGACTGTGCTCACGTATGCCTTTCTAAAGGCCGACCTCGACTTCACAACGGCTCAAGCAACGAAGCATACCAAAGATGTCAACGAGCAGGCACAACAAGCTCAACGATCATCGATCGACGATCCAGTACTGTCCGACCGGCCACtgaacgacaacgacatcctctccaacccaGACCGGCCCGCATCTCAAAATCTGCGGACACGGCCTGCATCCCGAGGTTCATCACCGGATCTCAACGCACCGATCGGCGGCAACACACGCTTTAAGGGAGGTTCGACCGCATCGATTGTGCTCGTCTCGACTCCATCTCCAACACCATTTTGGAACCCCAGCAGTCCTAGCACAATAATCGCTGCTCACGTTGGCGACACGCGGATCCTGCTATGTCAGACGAAAGATGGCGCGGCTATCCCGTTGACCTCCAATCACCACCCTTCTCTACCTACAGAAGCGACCCGATTGCGAAGATATGCTACCTCGTTCGTCACCGATAGTTTCGGCGAGGAGCGAGTTCTCGGCTTGGCCAACACCCGAGCTTTCGGCGATGTCGGGAGCAAACGCATTGGAGTCTCGGCGGAACCACAGATCACTACCATCCAGCTGCCCCCCGCAGGATACGCCTTCATGGTTCTCGTCTCAGATGGAGTCTCAGGACATCTCGAAGACCAGGAGATTGTAGATATCGTCAAGGAGGCTAGGACACCGGTGGAGGCGTCACAGAAATTGGTCAGCTTTGCGGTCGAGACGGCTGGTGAAGCTGACAATGCGACGGCATTGGTAGTGAGGTTGGGAGGATGGGAACGTAGGAatgagggtggaggaggcagCTTAGGCACGAAGGAACAACGGGACTTCAGGATGAGGGATGCTTTTGACCCTAGATCTCGTCGGCAGTAA